A single window of Vicia villosa cultivar HV-30 ecotype Madison, WI unplaced genomic scaffold, Vvil1.0 ctg.000029F_1_1_3, whole genome shotgun sequence DNA harbors:
- the LOC131622373 gene encoding LIM domain-containing protein WLIM1-like, with protein sequence MASFAGTTQKCKVCEKKVYWMEQLTADHRVYHKSCFRCHHCKGNLKLSNYCSFEGDVYCKPHFDQLFKMTGYLDKSFEGIARIYRVERFGDQVQANNKISRYFAGTQEKCVGCHKTVYPIEKVNVDGKSYHKGCFRCTHGGCLMSLSNYVAHENLFYCRHHHTQLFKEKGNFSQFDKIERVLRVQNTII encoded by the exons ATGGCATCATTTGCAGGCACGACACAGAAATGTAAAGTATGTGAAAAGAAAGTCTACTGGATGGAACAACTCACTGCTGATCATAGAGTGTATCATAAATCTTGCTTTAGATGCCACCATTGCAAGGGTAACCTCAAG CTGAGTAACTATTGTTCCTTTGAGGGTGATGTTTATTGTAAGCCTCATTTTGATCAACTCTTTAAGATGACTGGCTATTTGGACAAAAGCTTTGAAG GTATTGCAAGAATTTATAGAGTTGAGAGATTTGGTGATCAAGTTCAAGCCAATAACAAGATTTCAAGATATTTTGCTGGAACTCAAGAAAAATGTGTTGGTTGCCACAAAACAGTGTACCCAATTGAAAAG GTGAATGTTGATGGGAAATCATACCATAAGGGTTGCTTCAGGTGCACACATGGAGGTTGTTTGATGAGTCTATCAAATTATGTGGCTCATGAGAATCTTTTTTATTGTAGACACCATCATACTCAGCTATTCAAAGAGAAGGGCAATTTCAGCCAATTTGACAAGATTGAACGAGTTCTTAGGGTTCAGAATACCATCATTTGA